One window from the genome of Flavobacteriales bacterium encodes:
- a CDS encoding co-chaperone GroES, with protein MAEVNITPLADRVLVEPAPAETKTSSGIIIPDTAQEKPQRGTVVAVGNGKPDEPMIVKVGDSVLYGKYSGTELQYEGKDYLIMRESDIYAIL; from the coding sequence ATGGCTGAAGTTAATATTACGCCGCTGGCCGATCGCGTTCTTGTTGAACCGGCTCCGGCAGAGACCAAGACTTCTTCGGGAATCATCATCCCTGACACGGCTCAAGAAAAGCCGCAGCGCGGAACCGTGGTTGCCGTTGGAAATGGAAAACCAGACGAGCCCATGATCGTTAAAGTAGGCGATAGTGTGCTTTACGGAAAGTACTCGGGCACCGAGCTCCAGTACGAGGGCAAAGACTACCTCATTATGCGTGAATCAGACATTTACGCAATCCTCTAA
- the secG gene encoding preprotein translocase subunit SecG, with amino-acid sequence MYTLFAALIIITCILLVLVILVQNPKGGGLSSTFGGGNQMFGVQKTTDFLDKATWTLAGVLLALTLLSNFAIDRGDAVIDEGSRVQEQVEGAGSVIQQAPTTGGAGGLNQIPTEGEGDGSAE; translated from the coding sequence ATGTACACGTTGTTTGCTGCTTTGATCATCATCACCTGTATTTTGCTCGTGTTGGTGATTTTGGTTCAGAACCCGAAGGGAGGAGGATTGTCATCTACTTTTGGAGGAGGAAACCAAATGTTCGGCGTTCAAAAAACGACCGATTTCCTTGATAAAGCCACCTGGACCCTTGCCGGGGTTTTGTTGGCCCTTACATTGTTGAGCAACTTTGCCATCGATCGCGGTGATGCGGTCATCGATGAAGGCTCACGCGTTCAGGAACAAGTTGAAGGTGCAGGTTCCGTTATTCAACAAGCCCCAACCACGGGTGGTGCCGGAGGCCTTAACCAGATTCCGACAGAGGGTGAAGGTGACGGATCTGCTGAGTAA
- a CDS encoding LptE family protein yields MIRHLLLLFIIALSGGCGGGYSFTGASISPDVKSISVGFFENYASLVNPSLSQVTTEKLKDIFLVQTNLEVIQRDGDLQFEGSIIDYNVRPLAIQADEQAAQNRLTITLAVTFINTKDPEKDYESRFTRFGDFDANQELSAVEEDLVEQITTELVQDIFNKAVVNW; encoded by the coding sequence ATGATACGCCACCTTCTGCTTCTTTTTATTATCGCCCTGTCGGGCGGATGCGGGGGCGGGTACTCCTTTACGGGCGCCAGTATTTCGCCTGATGTCAAATCGATTTCTGTGGGCTTTTTCGAGAACTACGCCTCGCTCGTGAATCCATCGCTGAGCCAGGTAACTACGGAAAAGCTGAAAGACATCTTCTTGGTGCAAACCAATTTGGAGGTTATTCAACGCGACGGCGACCTTCAATTCGAGGGGTCGATCATCGACTACAATGTTCGACCGTTGGCGATCCAAGCCGATGAACAAGCTGCGCAAAACCGCCTCACAATCACCCTGGCCGTAACCTTCATCAATACCAAAGACCCGGAGAAGGACTACGAATCGCGCTTTACCCGTTTTGGCGATTTCGACGCAAATCAAGAACTTTCTGCAGTTGAAGAGGATCTCGTTGAGCAGATCACCACCGAATTGGTGCAAGACATCTTCAACAAGGCCGTAGTCAACTGGTAA
- a CDS encoding sigma-54-dependent Fis family transcriptional regulator, translated as MDLQSIKQRFEIIGNSPLLNRAIEKAVQVAPTDISVLVTGESGVGKENIPKIIHSQSARKHNPYIAVNCGAIPEGTIDSELFGHEKGSFTGATSARKGYFEEADSGTIFLDEVAELPLSTQVRLLRVLETGEFMKVGSSKVQKTDVRIVAATNVPMDEAIGKDHFREDLYYRLNTVEIHLPPLRDRAEDIHLLFRKFASDFANKYHMPTLQLNNEAVELINHYRWPGNIRQLKNFTEEISVIETERIVTAQTIQRYLPESARSNLPMIYRDRSGTSSESDFSSERDILYKVLFDMRNDINDLKKLTMELMKEGGPTGEEFRQENAQLLAKVYDNFDDDTTIEIPDRTSNVPSTINTDIYEDDQVIEESLTLQDKEIEMIRKALDRNQGKRKDAAKELGISERTLYRKIKQYDL; from the coding sequence TTGGATCTTCAATCGATAAAACAGCGTTTTGAGATCATCGGGAACAGCCCCTTACTGAACCGAGCTATCGAAAAAGCAGTTCAGGTGGCTCCAACCGACATCTCGGTCCTGGTCACAGGTGAAAGCGGGGTAGGTAAAGAAAATATCCCGAAGATCATTCACAGCCAGTCGGCCCGCAAACACAATCCGTATATCGCGGTCAACTGTGGCGCCATTCCTGAGGGCACCATTGACAGCGAACTTTTTGGGCACGAAAAAGGAAGTTTTACCGGAGCTACTTCGGCCCGAAAGGGATACTTCGAAGAAGCTGATTCCGGAACGATCTTTCTCGATGAAGTCGCCGAACTACCTCTTTCCACACAGGTTCGCCTACTTCGCGTTCTCGAAACGGGCGAATTCATGAAGGTGGGTTCCAGTAAGGTCCAAAAGACCGACGTGCGCATCGTGGCCGCGACCAACGTTCCCATGGACGAAGCCATTGGTAAAGACCACTTTCGGGAAGATCTATACTACCGACTCAATACCGTGGAAATCCACTTACCTCCACTGCGCGATAGAGCCGAAGACATTCACTTGCTATTCCGCAAGTTCGCCTCCGATTTCGCCAATAAATACCACATGCCGACCCTGCAGCTCAACAACGAAGCCGTTGAGCTCATCAATCACTATCGCTGGCCGGGAAACATTCGTCAACTGAAGAATTTCACCGAAGAGATCAGCGTTATCGAAACGGAGCGCATTGTAACGGCTCAAACCATTCAGCGCTACTTGCCCGAAAGTGCACGTTCCAATTTACCCATGATCTATCGCGATCGATCGGGCACTTCGAGCGAATCGGATTTTTCCTCCGAACGCGACATCTTATACAAGGTCCTCTTCGATATGCGGAACGACATCAACGACCTTAAAAAGCTGACCATGGAACTCATGAAAGAGGGCGGTCCGACCGGGGAAGAGTTTCGCCAAGAGAACGCCCAGCTACTCGCTAAGGTGTACGACAATTTCGACGACGACACGACTATCGAAATTCCGGACCGAACGAGCAACGTACCGTCAACGATCAACACCGACATTTACGAAGATGACCAGGTGATCGAGGAAAGCCTGACCCTCCAAGACAAAGAGATCGAAATGATCCGCAAGGCCCTTGATCGAAATCAAGGCAAACGCAAGGATGCCGCCAAGGAACTCGGAATATCCGAACGCACGCTTTATAGAAAGATCAAACAGTACGACCTATGA
- the miaB gene encoding tRNA (N6-isopentenyl adenosine(37)-C2)-methylthiotransferase MiaB, which translates to MSEVHFGNKVIDEGRQGEAVMLENELVGKGRKLYIESYGCQMNFSDSEIVASILGENGFETTRNIEEADVVFVNTCSIREKAEQTVRNRLGHFHKAKEAKPAMIIGVLGCMAERMKETLLEEEKLVDLVVGPDAYRDLPDLIQEVDGGRKAVNVILSKEETYADIAPVRLGGNGVTAFVTIMRGCDNMCTFCVVPFTRGRERSRDPQTIVNEVKDLAAKGYREVTLLGQNVDSYLWYGGGLKKDFKQLSEEEQKRAVNFAQLLELVAIAAPKVRVRFSTSHPKDMHDDVLHTIAKHDNICNYIHLPFQSGSNRILELMNRGHTREWYKQRIDRIREIIPDCGISHDIISGFCTETEEDHADTLELMDYVRYDFGFMFNYSERPNTMAQRKFEDDVPTDVKKRRLQEIIAKQQEHSLERNKTYVGKTHRVLVEGTSKRSEEQLFGRTTQNTVVVLDRENYQPGDYVDVAVHDCTAATLLGKAVGKADGPA; encoded by the coding sequence ATGAGCGAAGTGCATTTTGGCAACAAAGTGATAGACGAAGGACGTCAAGGAGAGGCGGTGATGCTTGAGAATGAGCTCGTCGGAAAGGGCCGGAAACTCTATATAGAAAGCTACGGCTGTCAAATGAATTTTTCGGACAGCGAGATCGTAGCTTCTATTCTCGGTGAAAACGGATTCGAAACCACGCGCAACATCGAAGAAGCTGATGTGGTCTTCGTCAATACCTGCTCGATTCGCGAAAAAGCTGAGCAAACGGTTCGCAATCGCTTGGGCCATTTCCACAAGGCCAAAGAGGCCAAACCCGCAATGATCATCGGGGTACTTGGTTGTATGGCCGAGCGAATGAAAGAGACCCTGCTCGAAGAGGAAAAACTCGTAGACTTGGTCGTTGGGCCGGATGCCTATCGGGATCTGCCCGACCTCATTCAAGAGGTGGATGGCGGACGCAAGGCCGTGAACGTTATCCTTTCAAAGGAAGAGACATATGCGGATATTGCTCCGGTTCGACTCGGAGGAAATGGAGTAACGGCCTTTGTTACGATCATGCGCGGTTGCGATAACATGTGTACCTTCTGCGTAGTTCCTTTTACCCGTGGTCGCGAACGAAGCCGAGATCCACAAACCATAGTCAACGAAGTGAAAGACCTCGCGGCCAAAGGTTACCGCGAAGTAACGCTTCTTGGACAAAATGTCGACTCTTACTTATGGTATGGCGGTGGACTCAAAAAAGACTTTAAGCAGCTCAGCGAAGAAGAACAAAAGCGCGCCGTCAATTTTGCTCAATTGCTCGAACTCGTAGCCATTGCTGCACCAAAGGTTCGGGTGCGCTTCAGCACCTCCCACCCCAAAGACATGCACGATGATGTGTTGCACACCATCGCCAAGCACGATAACATCTGCAACTACATCCACCTGCCTTTTCAATCGGGCAGCAATCGAATTCTCGAGCTCATGAACCGCGGACATACCCGTGAGTGGTATAAGCAGCGCATCGACCGCATTCGCGAAATAATTCCGGACTGTGGAATCTCGCACGATATCATTTCCGGATTCTGCACGGAAACAGAAGAAGATCATGCCGATACGCTCGAACTCATGGACTACGTGAGGTACGACTTCGGATTTATGTTCAATTATTCGGAGCGGCCGAACACCATGGCACAGCGAAAATTTGAAGATGATGTCCCTACCGATGTCAAGAAAAGACGTCTGCAGGAGATCATAGCGAAACAGCAAGAACACAGTCTGGAACGCAACAAAACGTACGTGGGAAAAACCCACCGGGTACTCGTCGAAGGAACTTCAAAACGAAGCGAGGAACAACTGTTCGGCCGTACCACTCAAAATACCGTAGTGGTTTTAGACCGGGAGAACTACCAACCGGGAGATTACGTAGATGTCGCTGTGCACGATTGCACCGCGGCCACCTTGCTAGGCAAGGCAGTCGGTAAAGCGGACGGACCAGCATAA
- the topA gene encoding type I DNA topoisomerase yields MVKNLVIVESPAKAKTIEGFLGKDYLVKSSIGHIRDLPKKDMGIDIDNEFKPKYEVSPDKKKTVSELKKLAKDAEVVWLATDEDREGEAIAWHLYETLGLKPNNTKRIVFHEITKNAITRAVENPRDIDINLVNAQQARRVLDRLVGFEVSPVLWRKVKTGLSAGRVQSVAVRLIVEREREIMNFDPETSFRIQGSFKNSEGAGFSAETSTRPSAREGAEKTLQNCVPATFTVNSVEKRPGTKKPAAPFTTSTLQQEAARKLGFSVSQTMSVAQRLYESGLITYMRTDSTNLSQEAINSAAAEIRSAYGDQYSKSHQFATKSNNAQEAHEAIRPTYMNRHEAGADRNQERLYELIWKRTIASQMSEAKLERTTVKIEGSGDAPTFTAKGEVLVFDGFLKVYLEGTDDENEEQAGMLPRMTEGEELAVDRISATECFTKHPPRFTEASLVKKLEELGIGRPSTYAPTISTILARNYVEKTERPGVEHNYEVMTMEHGTVRSKMATEITGAEKNKLFPTDIGMVVTDFLVQEFGNILDLHFTANVEEEFDEIAKGRKDWNNMIRQFYKPFHENVEDVQENADRATGERVLGEDPKSGRPFIARIGRFGPMIQIGTVDDEEKPKFASLRKDQHIETITFEEAMELFKLPRELGEYEGEVIKANIGRFGPYVQQGRLFASLPKDEDPMSVTFERAIELIEAKKEADKNKFIHVFDEEDPVVQVLNGRYGPYIKIGRQNIKIPKDVDPKSLTREECLKLQADAPKTKRGGKRKAKKS; encoded by the coding sequence ATGGTAAAGAATTTAGTGATTGTTGAGTCCCCTGCAAAGGCCAAAACCATTGAAGGTTTTTTGGGAAAGGACTACCTGGTGAAGTCGAGTATTGGACACATCCGGGATTTGCCAAAGAAGGATATGGGGATCGATATCGACAACGAATTTAAACCGAAATACGAGGTCAGTCCCGATAAAAAGAAGACCGTTAGCGAACTCAAAAAACTCGCTAAGGATGCCGAAGTGGTTTGGTTGGCCACGGATGAGGATCGAGAAGGAGAGGCGATTGCCTGGCACTTGTATGAGACATTAGGTTTAAAGCCCAATAACACCAAGCGCATCGTATTTCATGAGATTACGAAGAACGCCATTACGAGGGCCGTTGAGAATCCGCGCGACATAGACATTAACTTGGTCAATGCTCAACAGGCCCGTCGCGTTTTGGACCGATTGGTTGGGTTTGAAGTTTCGCCTGTTTTATGGCGGAAGGTGAAAACCGGCCTCTCGGCCGGAAGGGTACAATCCGTAGCCGTTCGCCTGATCGTCGAGCGCGAACGAGAGATCATGAATTTTGATCCGGAGACTAGTTTCCGGATTCAAGGTTCCTTCAAGAATTCGGAGGGAGCAGGGTTTTCGGCAGAGACGTCGACTCGCCCATCGGCCCGCGAGGGCGCAGAAAAAACACTCCAAAACTGTGTTCCGGCCACCTTTACGGTGAACAGTGTAGAGAAAAGGCCGGGAACGAAGAAACCTGCTGCGCCCTTCACAACCTCGACGTTGCAGCAAGAGGCGGCGCGGAAGCTAGGTTTTTCGGTTTCGCAGACGATGTCGGTTGCACAACGATTGTACGAAAGTGGACTCATAACCTACATGCGTACCGACAGCACCAATTTGAGTCAAGAGGCGATCAATTCAGCCGCAGCGGAGATTCGTTCCGCATATGGAGATCAGTACAGTAAGTCGCACCAGTTCGCAACGAAATCGAACAATGCGCAGGAGGCACACGAAGCCATTCGCCCGACCTATATGAATCGACATGAGGCCGGAGCAGACCGGAATCAGGAGCGTTTGTACGAGCTCATTTGGAAACGCACGATCGCTTCACAGATGTCGGAGGCGAAATTGGAACGCACGACGGTGAAGATCGAAGGATCAGGCGATGCGCCCACGTTCACAGCAAAGGGTGAGGTGTTGGTTTTTGACGGATTCCTGAAAGTATACCTCGAGGGTACCGACGACGAAAACGAAGAGCAGGCCGGTATGCTACCCCGTATGACTGAAGGTGAAGAGCTGGCTGTAGACCGCATTTCGGCCACTGAGTGCTTTACGAAGCATCCGCCTAGGTTTACCGAGGCGAGTTTGGTGAAAAAGTTGGAGGAGCTTGGGATTGGTCGCCCTTCTACCTATGCCCCGACGATTTCGACGATTTTAGCTCGGAATTATGTGGAGAAGACCGAGCGTCCCGGAGTAGAACACAATTACGAGGTGATGACCATGGAGCATGGAACTGTGCGCAGTAAAATGGCGACAGAGATCACAGGAGCCGAAAAGAATAAGCTTTTCCCGACCGACATCGGTATGGTAGTCACCGACTTCCTGGTTCAAGAGTTTGGTAATATCCTCGACCTACATTTTACAGCGAATGTAGAAGAAGAGTTTGACGAGATCGCCAAAGGCCGGAAGGATTGGAACAATATGATCCGCCAATTCTATAAACCGTTCCATGAAAATGTGGAGGACGTTCAAGAGAATGCGGATCGGGCAACCGGTGAACGGGTTCTCGGAGAGGATCCGAAATCGGGTCGGCCATTTATAGCCCGCATAGGGCGTTTTGGGCCCATGATTCAGATAGGAACCGTGGATGACGAAGAGAAGCCGAAGTTCGCGAGCCTGAGAAAGGACCAGCATATCGAGACCATCACCTTTGAGGAGGCTATGGAACTGTTCAAGCTTCCACGCGAATTGGGTGAATACGAAGGAGAAGTCATCAAAGCGAATATCGGTCGTTTTGGACCCTATGTGCAGCAGGGCCGTCTTTTTGCTTCGCTTCCGAAGGACGAAGACCCCATGAGCGTCACATTCGAAAGAGCCATTGAGCTGATCGAAGCCAAGAAGGAGGCCGATAAGAATAAATTCATACATGTCTTTGATGAGGAGGATCCCGTAGTTCAAGTGTTGAATGGTCGCTACGGGCCGTACATTAAGATCGGTCGGCAAAACATCAAAATCCCTAAAGACGTGGACCCAAAGTCGCTTACTCGAGAGGAGTGCTTGAAGCTACAGGCCGACGCGCCTAAAACTAAGAGAGGGGGAAAACGAAAGGCTAAGAAAAGCTAG